One window of the Zea mays cultivar B73 chromosome 3, Zm-B73-REFERENCE-NAM-5.0, whole genome shotgun sequence genome contains the following:
- the LOC118476822 gene encoding uncharacterized protein, whose protein sequence is MHNVWFGLNPGAFNFRHLNGTMELYFTHQTVVEPYTVPVQMPPFPKHIFLNLDDIAELPNRTLVDIMAIVVHLDTIHRTMWGTFRKIVIMDARWSLHTIKVWGDLLNKNALRWALANENYSIIIGTMFRRFRKQECLESTDHTTIHFKPFHHNTHYFEPIQKALVARNDRQFAVRYLDDQRRR, encoded by the exons ATGCACAACGTATGGTTTGGTCTTAATCCGGGTGCATTTAATTTTCGACATCTAAATGGTACCATGGAGTTGTATTTCACCCACCAAACTGTCGTAGAGCCATACACTGTCCCAGTTCAAATGCCGCCATTTCCAAAACATATATTCTTGAACCTTGATGATATTGCCGAGCTGCCAAACAGGACTTTAGTTG ACATTATGGCTATTGTAGTCCACTTGGATACAATCCATCGCACAATGTGGGGTACATTCAGGAAGATTGTTATAATGGATGCTAG GTGGTCTTTACATACCATTAAAGTTTGGGGCGATTTACTAAACAAAAATGCACTCCGTTGGGCGTTGGCTAATGAGAATTATAGCATCATAATTGGGACCATGTTTCGGCGGTTCAGAAAACAAG AGTGTCTCGAATCAACTGACCATACAACAATACACTTCAAACCGTTCCATCACAACACCCATTATTTTGAAC CAATTCAAAAGGCTTTGGTGGCGCGGAACGATCGTCAGTTTGCCGTTAGATATCTTGACGACCAAAGGCGTAGATAG
- the LOC103634467 gene encoding trifunctional UDP-glucose 4,6-dehydratase/UDP-4-keto-6-deoxy-D-glucose 3,5-epimerase/UDP-4-keto-L-rhamnose-reductase RHM1 has product MATRSLFCFVFSNVIPQLVLVRVLMISLCLLAYYNRSQNYQTRMATYEPKNILITGAAGFIASHVTNCLVRNYPHYKIVVLDKLDYCSSLKNLNPSRASPNLKFVKGDIASADLVNHLLVTESIDTIMHFVAQTHVDNSFGNSFEFTKNNIYGTHVLLEACKVTGQIRRFIHVSTDEVYGETDEDAVVGNHEASQLLPTNLYSATKAGAEMLVMAYGRSYGLPVITTRGNNVYGPNQFPEKLIPKFILLAMRGLPLPIHGDGSNVRSYLYCEDVAEAFEVVLHKGEVGHVYNIGTVKERRVIDVAKDICRLFGLDTEKVIMFVENRPFNDQRYFLDDQKLKRLGWAERTPWEEGLKKTIEWYTTNPDYWGDVTGALLPHPRMLMIPGVERHNWTEDIKSLTSSPAEASTTAPATSAKRTTAAPQKPLYKFLIYGRTGWIGGLLGKICDKQGIPYEYGKGRLEERSQLLEDIRNVKPTQVFNAAGVTGRPNVDWCETHKQDTIRTNVVGILNLADVCREQGLLMINYATGCIFEYDAKHPEGSGIGFKEEDTPNFTGSFYSKTKAMVEELLKEYDNVCTLRVRMPISSDLNNPRNFITKIARYDKVVNIPNSMTILDELLPISIEMAKRDCRGIWNFTNPGVVSHNEILEMYKKYINPDFKWTNFTLEEQSKVIVAPRSNNEMDASKLKAEFSQLMSIKDSLIKYVCEAAGSILAHEMVHAYLLLTGSDQPGSRNKCFGAIILQDQISRGWEDAINLLGKLVEELLLFSPLHCIPYLFY; this is encoded by the exons ATGGCAACCAGATctcttttttgttttgttttctcTAATGTCATTCCTCAACTTGTCCTTGTGAGAGTACTCATGATCTCATTGTGTTTGCTAGCATATTATAACAGGTCACAGAACTATCAGACAAGGATGGCGACTTACGAGCCCAAGAACATTCTCATCACCGGTGCTGCTGGTTTTATTGCATCGCATGTCACCAACTGTCTGGTTAGGAACTACCCGCACTACAAGATTGTTGTCCTCGACAAGCTCGATTACTGCTCCAGCCTAAAGAACCTCAACCCCTCACGGGCTTCACCAAATTTGAAGTTTGTCAAGGGTGACATTGCAAGTGCTGATCTGGTGAACCACCTTCTGGTCACAGAGTCGATTGACACCATCATGCACTTTGTTGCTCAGACTCATGTAGATAATTCATTTGGCAATTCATTTGAGTTCACAAAAAATAATATATATGGTACCCACGTCCTTCTTGAGGCTTGCAAGGTCACTGGCCAGATCAGGAGGTTTATTCATGTCAGTACTGATGAGGTCTATGGAGAAACTGATGAAGATGCTGTGGTTGGTAATCATGAGGCCTCACAGCTGCTTCCAACAAATCTGTATTCAGCTACAAAAGCTGGGGCTGAAATGCTTGTGATGGCATATGGAAGATCTTATGGTCTTCCTGTGATAACCACTCGGGGCAACAACGTGTATGGGCCAAATCAGTTCCCTGAGAAACTTATTCCCAAATTCATTCTTTTGGCCATGAGAGGTCTGCCTCTTCCAATTCATGGAGATGGTTCCAATGTCAGGAGCTACCTATATTGTGAGGATGTGGCTGAAGCTTTTGAGGTTgttcttcacaaaggggaggttgGACATGTGTATAATATTGGTACTGTGAAGGAGAGGAGGGTGATTGATGTGGCCAAAGACATTTGCAGGctctttggcttggatactgaaaAAGTAATCATGTTTGTTGAGAACAGGCCCTTCAATGACCAGAGGTACTTCTTGGATGATCAGAAGCTTAAGAGACTGGGATGGGCAGAGCGCACACCATGGGAAGAGGGCTTGAAGAAGACAATCGAGTGGTACACCACCAATCCTGATTACTGGGGAGATGTCACTGGTGCTTTGCTCCCTCACCCAAGGATGTTGATGATTCCTGGAGTTGAAAGGCATAACTGGACTGAGGATATCAAATCTCTGACTTCTTCACCAGCTGAAGCTAGCACAACAGCTCCTGCAACCAGTGCCAAAAGGACCACTGCTGCCCCTCAAAAGCCTTTGTACAAGTTCTTAATCTATGGCAGGACTGGATGGATTGGTGGCCTCCTTGGGAAGATTTGTGACAAGCAAGGGATACCATATGAATATGGGAAAGGACGCTTGGAGGAGCGCTCTCAGCTGTTGGAGGACATTAGAAATGTGAAGCCAACTCAAGTTTTTAATGCTGCCGGAGTCACTGGGAGACCAAATGTTGATTGGTGTGAGACCCATAAACAGGACACCATCCGCACCAATGTTGTAGGCATATTGAATCTTGCTGATGTCTGTCGCGAGCAGGGTCTGCTAATGATTAATTATGCTACAGGTTGTATATTTGAGTATGATGCCAAGCACCCCGAAGGGTCTGGTATTGGCTTTAAAGAGGAAGACACACCCAACTTTACGGGTTCCTTTTATTCCAAAACAAAAGCAATG GTGGAAGAGCTGTTGAAGGAGTATGATAATGTCTGTACTCTTAGGGTCAGGATGCCTATATCATCAGATCTAAACAATCCTCGTAACTTCATCACAAAGATAGCTCGTTACGACAAGGTGGTGAACATTCCCAACAGCATGACAATTTTGGATGAGCTTCTGCCCATCTCCATTGAGATGGCAAAACGGGACTGCAGGGGCATATGGAACTTCACCAACCCTGGCGTTGTCAGCCACAATGAGATTCTGGAGATGTACAAGAAATACATCAATCCTGATTTTAAGTGGACCAACTTCACACTCGAAGAGCAATCCAAGGTCATAGTCGCACCTAGAAGCAACAATGAGATGGATGCGTCGAAATTGAAGGCCGAGTTCTCTCAACTGATGTCCATCAAGGATTCTTTGATCAAATAT